The following coding sequences lie in one Cronobacter universalis NCTC 9529 genomic window:
- the tesA gene encoding multifunctional acyl-CoA thioesterase I/protease I/lysophospholipase L1, translating into MMNFKNVFRWHFPFLLLALLSFRAAAADTLLVLGDSLSAGYRMAADAAWPALLNDKWQQRDVRVVNASISGDTAQQGLSRLPALLKQHQPRWVLIELGGNDGLRGFPPDTLSATLRKIIEQVKTAGAEPLLMQIKLPANYGRRYNQAFEAIYPELAQSFSIPLLPFFMEEVYLKPQWMQDDGIHPNRDAQPFIADWMAQRLAPLVKHDS; encoded by the coding sequence ATGATGAACTTCAAGAATGTTTTCCGCTGGCATTTCCCTTTCCTGTTACTGGCGTTATTAAGCTTTCGCGCCGCCGCGGCGGACACGTTACTGGTGCTGGGCGACAGCCTGAGCGCCGGTTATCGTATGGCGGCGGACGCCGCCTGGCCCGCGCTGCTGAACGATAAATGGCAGCAGCGCGACGTGCGCGTGGTGAACGCGAGTATCAGCGGCGACACCGCCCAGCAGGGCCTTTCGCGCCTGCCTGCGCTGCTTAAACAGCATCAGCCGCGCTGGGTGCTGATTGAGCTTGGCGGCAACGACGGCCTGCGCGGGTTTCCGCCGGATACGCTTTCCGCCACGCTCAGGAAAATCATAGAACAGGTTAAAACCGCGGGCGCGGAGCCGCTGCTGATGCAGATAAAACTGCCAGCGAACTACGGACGCCGCTACAATCAGGCGTTTGAGGCGATTTACCCGGAACTGGCGCAATCCTTTTCCATCCCCCTGCTGCCCTTTTTTATGGAAGAGGTTTACCTCAAACCGCAGTGGATGCAGGACGATGGCATTCATCCCAATCGCGACGCCCAGCCGTTTATCGCCGACTGGATGGCGCAGCGACTGGCCCCTTTAGTTAAACACGACTCATAA
- the ybbA gene encoding putative ABC transporter ATP-binding protein YbbA: MPAENILEVHHLNKSVGQGEHALSILTGVELVVKPGQSIALVGESGSGKSTLLAILAGLDDGTSGEVRLLGEPLHQMDEEARARLRARDVGFVFQSFMLIPTLNALENVELPAMLRGETGKASRQQAQALLEQLGLGKRLDHLPAQLSGGEQQRVALARAFNGRPAVLFADEPTGNLDRQTGDRIADLLFSLNRDSGTTLILVTHDPELAARCDRTLRLRDGKLWEEA, from the coding sequence ATGCCAGCGGAAAACATTCTTGAAGTTCATCATCTTAATAAATCCGTCGGTCAGGGGGAACACGCCCTGTCCATCCTTACCGGAGTTGAACTGGTTGTCAAACCGGGCCAGAGCATCGCGCTGGTGGGCGAGTCCGGCTCCGGCAAGTCAACGCTGCTGGCAATACTCGCGGGGCTGGACGACGGCACCAGCGGCGAAGTGCGCCTGCTCGGCGAGCCGCTGCACCAGATGGATGAAGAGGCGCGGGCCCGGCTGCGCGCGCGGGACGTCGGCTTTGTGTTTCAGTCGTTCATGCTGATCCCGACACTCAACGCGCTAGAGAATGTCGAGCTGCCCGCGATGCTGCGCGGCGAAACCGGCAAGGCCAGCCGCCAGCAGGCGCAGGCGCTGCTGGAACAGCTGGGGCTTGGCAAACGCCTCGATCACCTGCCCGCCCAGCTTTCCGGCGGCGAACAGCAGCGCGTGGCGCTGGCGCGCGCGTTTAACGGCCGCCCGGCGGTGCTGTTTGCCGATGAACCCACCGGCAACCTGGATCGCCAGACGGGCGATCGCATCGCCGATCTGCTCTTCTCCTTAAACCGCGACAGCGGCACCACGCTTATCCTCGTGACGCACGATCCTGAACTGGCGGCCCGCTGCGATCGCACGCTGCGGCTGCGCGACGGCAAGCTGTGGGAGGAAGCATGA
- the ybbP gene encoding putative ABC transporter permease subunit YbbP — MTARWFWREWRSPSLLIVWLALSLAVACVLALGNISDRMEKGLSQQTREFMAGDRTLKSSRAVPQAWLDKAGEEGLDVSRQLSFSTMTFAADRPQLASVKAVDTRYPLYGTLQTRPQGLLPAPGTVLLAPRLMALLGVKPGDPVDVGDATLKVAGEVIQEPDSGFNPFQMAPRLLMNLADVEQTGAVQPGSRLTWRYKFAGEPEALAQYERWLLPQLQPEHRWTGLEQDDSALGKSLQRSQQFLLLSALLTLLLAVAAVAVAMSHYCRSRYDLVAILKTLGAGRAALRKLIVGQWLMVLLLATVTGGAAGLLFEAILMRLLKPVLPEALPEASFWPWLWAVGAMVVISLLVGLRPYRLLLATQPLRVLRRDAVANLWPLKIYLPVMALIVVALLAALMGGRMLLWAVLAGAVVLAALCGLAGWALLWGMRRLRLRSLALRLAVNRLLRQPWQTLSQLATFSLSFMLLALLLVLRGDLLGRWQQQLPPESPNYFLINIAPEQRDAVKAFLAEHQIIPQAFYPIVRARLTQINGKATVGNEDEALNRELNLTWQAERPAHNPLTAGRWPPGPGEVSMEEGLAKRLNIAPGDSVTFTGDTQAFTAKVTSLRKVDWESLRPNFFFIFPPGALDGQPQSYLTSFRADKADAMLTQLNREFPTVSVLDIGAILRQIGQVLEQVSRALEVMVVLVTACGVLLLLAQVQVGMHQRRQELVVYRTLGAEKKLLRATLWSEFALLGLVAGLVAAIGAEVALGVLQTRVFDFPWEPDWRLWVMLPLCGALLLSLCGGWLGVRLLKGKALFRQFNR; from the coding sequence ATGACGGCCCGCTGGTTCTGGCGCGAATGGCGCTCGCCATCGCTATTAATCGTCTGGCTGGCGCTGAGCCTGGCGGTCGCCTGCGTGCTGGCGCTCGGCAATATCAGCGACCGCATGGAGAAAGGCTTAAGCCAGCAGACCCGTGAATTTATGGCGGGCGACCGGACGCTTAAGAGCTCCCGCGCGGTGCCGCAGGCGTGGCTCGACAAAGCCGGGGAAGAGGGCCTGGACGTCTCCCGGCAGCTCAGTTTTTCCACCATGACGTTTGCCGCCGACCGCCCGCAGCTGGCGAGCGTCAAGGCGGTGGATACGCGCTACCCGCTCTACGGCACGCTGCAAACGCGCCCGCAGGGACTGCTGCCCGCGCCGGGCACGGTGCTACTGGCGCCGCGCCTGATGGCGCTGCTTGGCGTGAAACCCGGCGATCCGGTGGATGTGGGCGACGCGACGCTGAAGGTGGCGGGCGAGGTGATCCAGGAGCCGGACAGCGGCTTTAACCCCTTCCAGATGGCCCCGCGACTGTTGATGAACCTGGCGGATGTCGAACAGACCGGCGCGGTGCAGCCCGGCAGCCGTCTCACCTGGCGCTATAAATTCGCAGGCGAGCCTGAGGCGCTCGCGCAGTATGAACGCTGGCTGCTGCCGCAGCTTCAGCCGGAACACCGCTGGACCGGCCTTGAGCAGGACGACAGCGCGCTCGGCAAATCGCTCCAGCGCTCGCAGCAGTTCCTGTTGCTCTCGGCGCTCCTGACCCTGCTGCTGGCGGTGGCCGCGGTGGCGGTGGCGATGAGCCACTACTGCCGCAGCCGCTATGACCTGGTGGCTATTCTGAAAACGCTGGGCGCCGGACGCGCGGCGCTGCGCAAGCTTATCGTCGGCCAGTGGCTGATGGTGCTGCTGCTGGCGACCGTCACCGGCGGGGCGGCCGGGCTGCTTTTCGAAGCGATCCTGATGCGGTTGCTCAAACCGGTGCTGCCCGAAGCACTGCCGGAAGCGAGTTTCTGGCCGTGGCTGTGGGCCGTGGGCGCGATGGTGGTGATTTCGCTGCTGGTAGGGCTGCGGCCCTACCGCCTGCTGCTCGCGACACAGCCGCTGCGGGTGCTGCGCCGCGACGCGGTGGCTAATCTCTGGCCGCTGAAAATCTATTTGCCGGTAATGGCGCTGATTGTGGTGGCGCTGCTTGCCGCGCTGATGGGCGGAAGAATGCTGCTCTGGGCAGTGCTCGCGGGTGCCGTCGTGCTGGCGGCGCTGTGCGGGCTCGCGGGCTGGGCGCTGCTGTGGGGAATGCGTCGCCTGCGGCTGCGCTCGCTGGCGCTGCGTCTCGCGGTCAACCGCCTGTTGCGCCAGCCGTGGCAAACCCTGAGCCAGCTTGCGACGTTTTCGCTCTCTTTCATGTTGCTGGCGCTGCTGCTGGTGTTAAGAGGCGATCTGCTCGGCCGCTGGCAACAGCAACTGCCGCCGGAGAGCCCGAACTATTTTCTGATTAATATCGCACCGGAGCAGCGCGACGCGGTGAAAGCCTTTCTGGCGGAGCATCAGATTATCCCGCAGGCGTTTTACCCCATCGTTCGCGCGCGGCTGACGCAGATTAACGGCAAGGCCACCGTGGGCAACGAGGATGAAGCGCTCAACCGCGAGCTGAATCTCACCTGGCAGGCGGAGCGCCCGGCGCATAACCCGCTCACTGCCGGACGCTGGCCGCCGGGGCCGGGCGAAGTCTCGATGGAAGAGGGGCTGGCGAAGCGCCTGAATATCGCGCCTGGCGACAGCGTGACCTTCACTGGCGACACCCAGGCGTTTACGGCGAAAGTGACCAGCCTGCGTAAAGTGGACTGGGAGAGCCTGCGGCCTAACTTTTTCTTTATCTTCCCGCCGGGCGCGCTGGACGGGCAGCCGCAGAGTTACCTGACCAGTTTCCGCGCTGACAAGGCCGACGCCATGCTGACCCAGCTTAACCGGGAGTTTCCGACGGTGAGCGTGCTGGATATCGGGGCGATCCTCAGACAGATAGGCCAGGTGCTGGAGCAGGTGAGCCGCGCGCTGGAGGTGATGGTCGTGCTGGTGACCGCTTGCGGCGTGTTGCTGCTGCTGGCGCAGGTGCAGGTGGGCATGCATCAGCGCCGCCAGGAGCTGGTGGTCTACCGCACGCTGGGCGCGGAGAAAAAACTGCTGCGCGCCACGCTCTGGAGCGAGTTTGCGCTGCTTGGCCTGGTGGCGGGGCTGGTGGCCGCCATCGGGGCGGAAGTGGCGCTCGGCGTGCTGCAAACCCGCGTGTTTGACTTCCCGTGGGAGCCGGACTGGCGGCTGTGGGTGATGCTGCCGCTTTGCGGCGCGCTGTTATTGTCGCTGTGCGGCGGCTGGCTCGGCGTGCGGCTTTTAAAAGGCAAAGCGCTGTTTCGCCAGTTTAACCGCTAG